The Pirellulaceae bacterium region CTCGTGATCGTCGCTTTGGCGGGTTGAATCCTTCAAGGAGTCTTTAATTGCTGCGCAGTCGATTATTGTCCGCCTCGATATTGATTTCTTGCACGCTGGTGTTCGTTGGACTGGATGCCTGGGCATCGGGTCGAGGCTGGGCCGGTGTGTGGCTGTTGCCTTTGGGAATTTATTTGATTTTCGGTAGCGCTTATGAATGCGTGGCCATGATCGGAGCCAGCTCGCTGGGATCGGTGGCCAAGCCGGCACTATTGGGCTGCGCTTGCGTGATGTCGTCAGCCTGCGCTCCCATCGTTATGCCATTGCTTGGTATGCCCTACCCCGGCGACTGCTTGCTGGGGCCGTTGGGCATGTCGCTGGCAGCGGCTGGCTTGGCGCTGGTGGGCTGTTGCGCTTGGTACATTCCGAGTTATGAGCCAGGTAGTGGCGTCTTTCAAAGAGCTGTGCTGGCGGGATGGATTTCGTGTTACTTTGGCATCTGTTTTGCATTCCTATTGGCGTTACGCTTGGTCGGCGAGCCGTCATGGGGACTGTACTTGGTAGTTGGGCTGATCGTGGTTACCAAGTTGTCGGATACTGGGGCCTACTTTGTTGGCCGTAGCCTCGGGCGAACCAAGTTGTGTCCGCGCGTTAGTCCAAACAAGACCGTCGAGGGGCTAGTGGGCGGAATGCTGGCTGCCTGTTTGGCAGCTTGGATATAT contains the following coding sequences:
- a CDS encoding phosphatidate cytidylyltransferase; translation: MLRSRLLSASILISCTLVFVGLDAWASGRGWAGVWLLPLGIYLIFGSAYECVAMIGASSLGSVAKPALLGCACVMSSACAPIVMPLLGMPYPGDCLLGPLGMSLAAAGLALVGCCAWYIPSYEPGSGVFQRAVLAGWISCYFGICFAFLLALRLVGEPSWGLYLVVGLIVVTKLSDTGAYFVGRSLGRTKLCPRVSPNKTVEGLVGGMLAACLAAWIYFGLCAPWAFGSQQVAVSWQGVLALGVGLTLVGLAGDLMQSIFKREMGCKDSGRLLPGLGGLWDVTDSLLPAAVAGYAIIASGWIRGPGQ